A DNA window from Haliovirga abyssi contains the following coding sequences:
- a CDS encoding lytic transglycosylase domain-containing protein, translating to MFEEFISIKAGRPGINIRMSKFATFILLLFLGIGIALFSQLIIREISQRNIQIEKHRRTIERLKAEMRIKDKKLKELIEFKKLLDAIKNLSRNTLNKNEQEKLSEVIYKESQKYKYNWRMILAVIMTESNFRARLRSTDPSYGLMQIKYRTAKEAGKKIGVKLKNKYELYNIEKNVLIGAFYLFEQILKFDNVKKGIVAYNLGPSLTKKISDKKKSKDITTAYLKKVVNNYNFLKENF from the coding sequence ATGTTTGAGGAATTTATATCTATAAAAGCAGGTAGACCAGGTATAAATATTAGAATGAGTAAATTTGCTACATTTATATTATTGCTGTTTCTTGGTATAGGAATAGCACTATTTTCTCAACTTATAATTAGAGAAATTTCCCAAAGAAATATACAAATTGAAAAACATAGAAGAACAATAGAAAGATTAAAAGCTGAAATGAGAATAAAAGATAAAAAGTTAAAAGAATTAATAGAGTTTAAAAAACTATTAGATGCAATAAAAAATTTAAGTAGAAATACATTAAATAAAAATGAACAGGAAAAATTATCAGAAGTAATATATAAAGAAAGTCAAAAATATAAATATAATTGGAGAATGATTTTGGCAGTTATAATGACAGAAAGTAATTTTAGGGCAAGGCTAAGATCGACTGATCCTTCATATGGATTAATGCAAATAAAATATAGGACAGCAAAAGAAGCAGGTAAAAAAATAGGAGTAAAACTAAAAAATAAATATGAACTGTATAATATAGAGAAAAATGTGTTAATTGGTGCTTTTTATCTTTTTGAACAGATTTTAAAATTTGATAATGTGAAAAAAGGTATTGTAGCTTATAATTTAGGACCTTCTCTTACTAAAAAAATAAGTGATAAAAAAAAGAGTAAAGATATAACTACTGCATATTTAAAAAAAGTTGTAAATAACTATAATTTTCTAAAAGAGAATTTTTAA
- the murA gene encoding UDP-N-acetylglucosamine 1-carboxyvinyltransferase, whose protein sequence is MVDGFKINGNKKLKGKIRVSGSKNASLPILAGSLLEEGEYIFENVPNLKDIRTMLKLLTELGIEVEKIDENSYKLINRGIKSIEAPYDLVKTMRASFLVMGPLLGNVNQAKVSLPGGCAIGARPVDYHLKGFEKLGATINLEHGYVEAVAKKLVGNKIYLDFPSVGATENIIMAAVKAEGVTILENAAMEPEIEDLCNFLIKMGSKISGVGTNRLEITGVKKLYPGRYKIIPDRIEAGTFIILAALVGEDLKILGANLSHLESFLMKLKEAGIEVIEEDGELTIEKKELKAIKIETRPHPGFPTDMQAQIMILLNFVKGTSEIKETIFENRFMHVSELNRMGANIHIEGNIAIITGGGQLEGAEVMCSDLRAGASLVLAALAAKGETIINRVYHIDRGYEKFEEKLKKIGADIERIKLGVV, encoded by the coding sequence ATGGTAGATGGATTTAAAATAAATGGAAATAAAAAATTAAAAGGAAAAATAAGAGTAAGTGGTTCTAAAAATGCATCACTTCCAATTTTAGCAGGGTCTTTATTAGAAGAGGGAGAGTATATCTTTGAGAATGTTCCAAATTTAAAAGATATTAGAACTATGTTAAAATTATTAACAGAGTTAGGAATAGAAGTTGAAAAAATAGATGAGAATAGTTATAAACTTATAAACAGAGGAATAAAAAGTATAGAAGCTCCATATGATTTAGTAAAAACAATGAGAGCTTCTTTTCTTGTAATGGGACCTTTATTAGGAAATGTAAATCAAGCAAAAGTTTCTCTGCCTGGTGGTTGTGCAATTGGAGCAAGACCTGTCGATTATCATCTGAAAGGATTTGAGAAATTAGGAGCAACAATAAATTTAGAACATGGATATGTAGAAGCAGTAGCTAAAAAATTAGTAGGAAATAAAATATATTTAGATTTTCCAAGTGTAGGAGCTACCGAAAATATAATTATGGCAGCTGTAAAAGCAGAAGGAGTAACTATCTTAGAAAATGCAGCAATGGAGCCTGAAATAGAAGATTTATGTAATTTTTTAATAAAAATGGGTTCTAAAATAAGTGGAGTAGGTACAAATAGATTAGAAATTACTGGAGTTAAAAAATTATATCCAGGTAGATACAAAATAATTCCTGACAGAATAGAAGCAGGAACATTTATAATTTTAGCTGCATTAGTGGGAGAAGATTTGAAAATATTAGGGGCAAATTTGTCACATTTAGAAAGTTTTTTAATGAAATTAAAAGAAGCTGGAATAGAAGTTATAGAAGAAGATGGAGAATTAACAATTGAAAAAAAAGAATTAAAAGCAATAAAAATAGAAACAAGGCCACATCCTGGATTTCCAACAGATATGCAGGCACAAATAATGATTTTACTTAATTTTGTAAAAGGAACAAGTGAGATAAAAGAAACAATTTTTGAAAATAGATTTATGCATGTATCTGAATTAAATAGAATGGGTGCCAATATACATATAGAAGGAAATATAGCTATAATTACTGGTGGAGGTCAATTAGAAGGGGCAGAAGTTATGTGTTCTGATTTGAGAGCAGGAGCAAGTTTAGTACTTGCAGCACTTGCAGCAAAAGGAGAAACAATAATAAATAGAGTATATCACATAGACAGAGGTTATGAGAAATTTGAAGAAAAATTAAAAAAAATAGGAGCAGACATAGAAAGAATAAAATTAGGAGTTGTTTAA
- a CDS encoding 3-isopropylmalate dehydratase large subunit, with translation MGMTIVEKILAKHSGKEKVTPGENVWVDVDVLMTHDVTGPGTMAIFEEKFGKDAKVWDKEKIVLVPDHYIFTKDKHAMRNIEYVKDFAKKQELKYFYEPFTTNYKGVCHVALAQEGHTRPGEVLFGTDSHTGTAGAFGEFATGIGNTDGAYIMGTGKLWVKIPETMRFTFEGELPPYIMGKDIVLQVIGDIGFDGATYKCMQFDGEAIHSLSMEERMTICNMSIEAGGKCGIIEPDEITVEYVNERTNRPFEMLKSDEDANYSFTKVYDATKLEPVVAKPHSPGNKELAKNLSDVKLDRSYIGSCTGGKTADFVAAAKILKGRKVAIDTFIVPATTKVNESLDKIKFDGQSLREIFVEAGCKVGKPSCAACLGGPVDTFGRTHNTEVVISTTNRNFPGRMGSMDAPIYLASPYTAAASAVTGYITDPRKFI, from the coding sequence ATGGGAATGACAATTGTTGAAAAAATATTAGCAAAACATTCAGGAAAAGAAAAAGTAACTCCTGGTGAAAATGTATGGGTAGATGTAGATGTACTAATGACACATGATGTAACAGGGCCTGGAACAATGGCTATTTTTGAAGAAAAATTTGGAAAAGATGCAAAGGTTTGGGATAAAGAAAAAATAGTATTAGTGCCTGATCATTATATATTTACAAAAGATAAACATGCAATGAGAAATATAGAATATGTAAAAGATTTTGCGAAAAAACAAGAGTTGAAATATTTTTATGAACCATTTACAACAAATTATAAAGGAGTATGTCATGTAGCGTTAGCCCAAGAAGGACATACTAGACCAGGAGAAGTATTATTTGGAACAGATTCTCATACAGGAACAGCAGGAGCATTTGGAGAATTTGCAACAGGAATAGGAAATACAGATGGTGCTTATATAATGGGTACAGGTAAATTGTGGGTAAAAATTCCAGAAACTATGAGATTTACATTTGAAGGAGAATTGCCTCCATACATAATGGGAAAAGATATAGTATTACAAGTTATAGGAGATATTGGATTTGATGGAGCTACATATAAATGTATGCAATTTGATGGCGAAGCAATTCATTCTTTAAGTATGGAAGAAAGAATGACAATTTGTAATATGAGTATAGAAGCTGGTGGTAAATGCGGAATAATAGAGCCAGATGAAATTACAGTTGAATATGTAAATGAAAGAACTAATAGACCATTTGAAATGTTAAAATCTGATGAAGATGCTAATTATTCATTTACAAAAGTCTATGATGCAACTAAATTAGAACCAGTAGTAGCAAAACCACATTCTCCAGGGAATAAAGAGCTAGCTAAGAATTTAAGTGATGTAAAATTAGATAGATCATACATAGGGTCTTGTACAGGTGGAAAAACAGCTGATTTTGTAGCAGCAGCTAAAATATTAAAAGGTAGAAAAGTGGCAATAGATACGTTTATTGTGCCAGCAACTACAAAAGTAAATGAATCTTTGGATAAGATAAAATTTGATGGTCAAAGTTTAAGGGAAATATTTGTAGAAGCAGGGTGTAAAGTAGGAAAACCTTCTTGTGCAGCATGTCTTGGAGGTCCAGTAGATACATTTGGAAGAACTCATAATACAGAAGTAGTAATATCTACTACAAATAGAAATTTTCCAGGTAGAATGGGTTCTATGGATGCACCAATATATTTAGCATCTCCATATACAGCAGCAGCTTCAGCAGTTACTGGGTATATTACAGATCCAAGAAAGTTTATATAA
- the argJ gene encoding bifunctional glutamate N-acetyltransferase/amino-acid acetyltransferase ArgJ: MNEVKVLKDGDITWVNGFKSSGVVADIKGNGGDKKDLAIIYCEKECVTAAVFTTNKVRSRTIDVNRENLSKGNINAIVVNSGNANACVGKKGYMDALRMTEITAENLGLDKEKVLVCSTGVIGVQLPMEKLEKSIPKAVKEIKDNGGKDTIEAIMTTDLVKKHIAVEFETENGEKIRIGGIAKGSGMIHPNMATLLGFITTDIDIDKELLQNTLKDITDKTFNMISVDRDTSTNDSLIIMSNGFANNQKVTDKNSIDYLRFKNALNFVMEHLAKSIARDGEGATKLIEVKVLNADSDKDAKNIGKSVITSPLVKTAVYGEDANWGRIIMAIGYSDAEVEEGTIDIFVGDIKVCENGIGVLESEVEINKELKKDEIVITIDIKLGEATARVWGCDLSYDYIKINADYRS, from the coding sequence ATGAACGAAGTGAAAGTATTAAAAGATGGAGATATTACTTGGGTAAATGGATTTAAATCTTCTGGAGTAGTTGCTGATATAAAAGGCAATGGAGGAGATAAAAAAGATTTAGCTATTATTTATTGTGAAAAGGAATGTGTAACAGCAGCTGTTTTTACAACTAATAAAGTCAGGTCAAGAACTATTGATGTAAATAGGGAAAATTTATCAAAAGGAAATATTAATGCAATAGTTGTAAATAGCGGTAATGCAAATGCCTGTGTAGGAAAAAAAGGATATATGGATGCTCTTAGGATGACTGAAATAACAGCTGAAAATTTAGGATTAGATAAAGAAAAAGTTTTGGTATGTTCCACTGGAGTGATAGGTGTGCAATTACCTATGGAAAAATTAGAAAAATCTATTCCAAAAGCAGTAAAAGAGATAAAAGATAATGGTGGAAAAGATACAATAGAAGCTATAATGACAACAGATTTAGTAAAAAAACATATAGCGGTAGAATTTGAAACAGAAAATGGTGAAAAAATAAGAATTGGTGGAATAGCAAAAGGGTCTGGTATGATACATCCTAATATGGCGACTCTGCTTGGATTTATAACAACAGATATAGATATAGATAAAGAGCTTTTACAAAATACATTAAAAGATATAACTGATAAGACATTTAATATGATTTCAGTTGATAGAGATACATCTACTAATGATAGTCTTATTATTATGTCAAATGGTTTTGCTAATAATCAAAAAGTTACAGATAAAAATAGTATAGATTATTTGAGGTTTAAAAATGCTTTAAATTTTGTAATGGAGCATTTAGCTAAAAGTATTGCAAGAGATGGAGAAGGAGCTACAAAATTAATAGAAGTAAAAGTTTTAAATGCTGACTCTGATAAAGATGCGAAAAATATAGGAAAATCAGTAATAACTTCACCATTAGTAAAAACAGCAGTTTATGGAGAAGATGCAAATTGGGGTAGAATAATTATGGCAATTGGATATTCTGATGCTGAAGTGGAAGAAGGAACAATTGATATTTTTGTAGGAGATATAAAAGTATGTGAGAATGGAATAGGAGTTTTAGAAAGTGAAGTTGAAATTAATAAAGAATTAAAAAAAGATGAAATAGTTATAACTATTGATATAAAATTAGGAGAGGCAACAGCAAGAGTTTGGGGTTGCGATTTGTCATATGATTATATAAAAATAAATGCTGATTATAGGAGCTGA
- a CDS encoding Rpn family recombination-promoting nuclease/putative transposase, with protein MRNKVKRDDMFKKIFSDKKLFLMLLKDFIKESWVSEIDESKLELIPSLFTDGLETNRESDIIYKVKINGEEIFVFVLLEQQSNINFLMSFRILEYMVKLWRKYIDDNKKASKNKSFLLPPIYPIIFYDGIKNWTSVKEFKEKVKNEEKFKRFIPNFEYELIELNKISFEKLETYEDLLSTLLLIDKIKKPEELSKLSNIEKSYWENVKKDIGSKRELEKVVEAMNLLLIRINVPKEEREEVIEQIYEGRLENMFEMAVHYDVQETRMLARKEGIREGIREGIRKEVENVVRKSIMLGLDIETIMKLTSLTRKEIKDILSKN; from the coding sequence ATGAGAAATAAAGTAAAAAGAGACGATATGTTCAAGAAGATATTTTCAGATAAAAAATTATTTCTAATGCTCTTAAAAGATTTTATAAAAGAATCTTGGGTATCAGAAATAGATGAAAGTAAACTTGAATTAATTCCATCATTATTTACAGATGGATTAGAAACTAATAGAGAAAGTGATATAATTTATAAAGTTAAAATTAATGGAGAAGAGATATTTGTATTTGTTTTATTAGAACAACAATCAAATATAAATTTTTTAATGAGTTTTAGAATATTAGAATATATGGTGAAACTTTGGAGAAAATATATAGATGATAATAAGAAAGCATCAAAAAATAAAAGTTTTTTATTGCCACCAATATATCCAATAATTTTTTATGACGGAATAAAGAATTGGACATCAGTAAAAGAGTTTAAAGAAAAAGTAAAAAATGAAGAAAAATTTAAAAGATTTATACCTAATTTTGAATATGAATTAATAGAACTGAACAAAATAAGTTTTGAAAAACTTGAAACTTACGAAGATTTATTATCAACACTGTTATTAATAGATAAGATAAAAAAGCCAGAAGAGTTATCAAAATTAAGTAATATAGAAAAAAGTTATTGGGAAAATGTGAAAAAAGATATTGGAAGTAAAAGAGAATTAGAAAAAGTAGTAGAAGCAATGAATTTGCTATTAATAAGGATAAATGTTCCTAAAGAAGAAAGAGAAGAAGTTATTGAGCAAATTTATGAGGGGAGGTTGGAGAATATGTTTGAGATGGCAGTACATTATGATGTGCAGGAAACAAGAATGTTAGCAAGAAAAGAAGGAATAAGAGAAGGAATAAGAGAAGGAATAAGAAAAGAGGTAGAAAATGTAGTAAGAAAGTCAATAATGTTAGGATTAGACATTGAAACTATAATGAAATTAACATCTCTAACAAGAAAAGAGATAAAGGATATATTATCAAAAAATTAA
- a CDS encoding DUF1694 domain-containing protein — MDKREMIDEIEKNRMSFLKVQSEKNIFLGEYKERIIAALTKDQIIEDDVYPEIIAAINETRAYILKMSRDLPLKKLKPYIAEAEKIKLKYQLVDGLAYSGNIGLIIAAKEALKETKENVVIRDMDQDFIDAGLGEKFSKNKGKKICDECYEQVVKKLPQYKDEFKKMTIFDKILGIKCAVCKK, encoded by the coding sequence ATGGATAAACGAGAAATGATAGATGAAATTGAGAAAAATAGAATGAGTTTTTTGAAAGTTCAAAGTGAAAAAAATATATTTTTAGGAGAATACAAAGAGAGAATAATTGCTGCTTTAACAAAAGACCAAATAATAGAAGATGATGTATATCCAGAAATTATAGCTGCAATAAATGAAACTAGAGCTTATATTTTAAAGATGTCAAGAGATTTACCATTGAAAAAATTAAAGCCATATATAGCAGAAGCAGAAAAGATAAAATTAAAATATCAATTAGTGGACGGATTAGCCTATAGTGGAAATATAGGACTAATAATAGCAGCAAAAGAAGCATTAAAAGAGACAAAAGAAAATGTAGTAATTAGAGATATGGATCAGGATTTTATTGATGCTGGACTTGGAGAAAAATTCAGCAAAAATAAGGGGAAAAAGATTTGTGATGAATGTTATGAACAAGTTGTGAAGAAATTGCCACAATATAAAGATGAATTTAAAAAAATGACTATATTTGATAAAATATTAGGGATTAAATGTGCCGTTTGTAAGAAATAA
- a CDS encoding sigma-70 family RNA polymerase sigma factor, which produces MQIKDLDEKLIEEAKSGNEDAVNEIFTEYKDFVYIKSKNYFLIGADHEDLIQEGMIGLLKAIRGYDSNKLASFKTFASICIKRQLISAIKSSNTKKNKALNKVVNDYVDDNYDSSKYLESYIIYNPEEIYISREQIEGLKSYLKKNLSKFEYNVFKKMMCGESYTEIAETMDKKTKAIDNAMQRIKRKSEYWLEKYKKGN; this is translated from the coding sequence ATGCAGATAAAAGACCTTGATGAAAAGTTAATAGAAGAAGCAAAATCTGGAAATGAGGATGCTGTAAATGAAATTTTTACAGAGTATAAAGATTTTGTATATATAAAATCCAAAAATTACTTTTTAATAGGAGCAGATCATGAAGATTTAATTCAAGAAGGAATGATAGGATTATTAAAAGCTATTAGAGGATATGATTCAAATAAATTAGCATCTTTTAAAACATTTGCATCAATTTGTATAAAAAGACAGTTGATTTCAGCTATAAAGAGCTCAAATACTAAAAAAAATAAAGCGTTAAATAAAGTGGTGAACGATTATGTAGATGATAATTATGATAGTTCAAAATATTTAGAATCTTATATAATCTATAATCCAGAAGAGATATATATATCAAGAGAACAAATAGAAGGATTAAAAAGTTATTTGAAAAAGAATTTAAGTAAATTTGAATATAATGTTTTTAAAAAAATGATGTGTGGAGAAAGCTATACAGAAATAGCAGAAACTATGGATAAAAAGACAAAGGCAATTGACAATGCAATGCAGAGAATAAAAAGAAAAAGTGAGTATTGGTTAGAAAAATATAAAAAAGGAAATTAG
- the nadA gene encoding quinolinate synthase NadA, whose amino-acid sequence MGGKKLMTKEEMINRINKLKKEKNAVILAHNYQTGDIQDIADFTGDSLELAKKVVDVKADIIVFCGVQFMAEMAHMLNPEKKVLLPRKDAGCPMADTITGEDVRKLREQYPDYTFIAYVNTNADVKEQIDICCTSANALVIAKNVDNDKIVFMPDRNLGNYIKENVPEKDIVLWDGECNVHNRITLEEVKKAKELHPNAVLIAHPECKPEVVKFADEVLSTGGMVKFVKETKAEEILVGTEEGMIHRLQKEAPNKKFYSVSRNFVCANMKKTHLEDILESLEEEKYEITLPEEARKKGKKTLDEMLKYL is encoded by the coding sequence ATAGGAGGCAAAAAATTAATGACAAAGGAAGAAATGATAAATAGAATAAATAAATTAAAAAAAGAAAAAAATGCAGTAATATTAGCACATAATTATCAAACAGGGGATATTCAAGATATAGCTGATTTTACAGGAGATTCTTTAGAACTTGCAAAAAAAGTTGTAGATGTAAAGGCTGATATAATTGTATTTTGTGGAGTTCAATTTATGGCAGAGATGGCACATATGTTAAATCCAGAAAAAAAGGTATTATTACCAAGAAAAGATGCAGGCTGTCCAATGGCGGATACAATAACAGGAGAAGATGTGAGAAAATTAAGAGAGCAATATCCTGACTATACATTTATAGCTTATGTAAATACAAATGCAGATGTTAAAGAGCAAATAGATATTTGTTGTACATCAGCAAATGCATTGGTAATAGCTAAAAATGTGGATAATGATAAAATTGTATTTATGCCAGATAGAAATTTAGGGAATTATATAAAAGAAAATGTTCCTGAAAAAGATATAGTATTATGGGATGGAGAGTGTAATGTTCATAATAGAATAACTTTGGAAGAAGTGAAAAAGGCAAAAGAGTTACATCCAAATGCAGTTCTTATAGCTCATCCAGAATGTAAACCCGAAGTTGTAAAGTTTGCAGATGAGGTTTTGAGTACAGGAGGTATGGTAAAATTTGTAAAAGAGACAAAAGCAGAAGAAATTTTAGTTGGAACAGAAGAGGGAATGATTCATAGATTGCAAAAAGAAGCTCCTAATAAGAAATTTTATTCTGTATCAAGAAATTTTGTATGTGCTAATATGAAAAAAACACATTTAGAAGATATATTAGAAAGTTTAGAAGAAGAAAAATACGAAATAACTCTACCTGAAGAAGCACGAAAAAAAGGGAAAAAGACATTGGATGAGATGTTGAAATACTTATAG
- the rlmB gene encoding 23S rRNA (guanosine(2251)-2'-O)-methyltransferase RlmB: MNKIYGVNPVREAVKKNSEIEKIEIYEGVNKNKIEEIVNLCKKNGIKVDYIKKREKDTQGIVAYLKEYNYVVDEWEFLERLAGKKESTVLVLDNVQDPRNFGALIRSADAFGVDGIIIPEKRSVKINETVIKTSTGAIEHVNIVVVKNLVEFMKKLKKIDFWVYGAEADGKNYYTKEKYANKTCLVLGSEGQGIRKLVKENCDIMVQIPMVGNVNSLNVSVAGGILLSQILLNRRG, translated from the coding sequence ATGAATAAAATATATGGTGTAAATCCAGTAAGAGAAGCAGTAAAAAAAAATAGTGAAATTGAAAAAATAGAGATTTATGAAGGAGTTAATAAAAATAAAATTGAAGAAATTGTGAATTTATGTAAAAAAAATGGAATAAAAGTCGATTATATAAAGAAAAGAGAGAAAGACACTCAAGGAATAGTGGCTTACTTAAAAGAATATAATTATGTTGTTGATGAATGGGAATTTTTAGAAAGATTAGCAGGAAAAAAAGAGAGTACAGTACTTGTTTTAGATAATGTACAGGACCCTAGAAATTTTGGTGCTTTAATAAGAAGTGCAGATGCTTTTGGAGTAGATGGAATAATAATTCCAGAAAAAAGAAGTGTGAAAATAAATGAGACAGTGATAAAAACTTCAACAGGAGCAATAGAACATGTAAATATTGTAGTTGTTAAAAATTTAGTAGAATTTATGAAAAAATTGAAAAAAATAGATTTTTGGGTATATGGAGCAGAAGCAGATGGTAAAAATTATTATACTAAAGAAAAATATGCAAATAAAACTTGTTTAGTTTTGGGAAGTGAAGGGCAAGGTATTAGAAAACTTGTAAAAGAAAATTGCGATATTATGGTTCAAATACCAATGGTTGGGAATGTAAATTCTCTTAATGTTTCAGTAGCAGGAGGAATATTATTATCACAAATTCTATTAAATAGGAGAGGATAA
- a CDS encoding 2-isopropylmalate synthase has protein sequence MKKIDIFDTTLRDGEQAPGATMNAKEKITLAKQLEKLNVDIIEAGFPIASPGDFDAVKTIAENIKGRTIAALARATSKDIETAARALEKAEKPRIHTFIATSPVHMKYKLRMEPEVVLERARQAVRLAKKYVDDVEFSAEDAGRSDLEFLYKVYAAAIEEGATVLNVPDTVGYKLPDEFGRFIKSIKQNTKGIEKAKISVHCHNDLGLAVANSIAAIQNGAEQVECTVNGVGERAGNAAMEELVMILKTRTDILGDYFTDINSKQFYNTSKMVETFTGFYIPKNKAIIGINAFKHESGIHQDGVLKERSTYEILKPEDIGVFGDNIVLGKHSGRHAFKVKVEEMGYNLEDSEIENLYKKFLKLADNLKEVKEQDIRAIIDGERTLVDEEYKVLYVSVSSGTQIPSAVVRLSKSGEEFTETSIGDGPVDAAYKAIDKIVGEKSILLDYNIKSTSETKETLGEARVRIKGSKGNYTGIGASTDIIEASVKAYLHAINKMIFEEQKGGE, from the coding sequence ATGAAAAAAATAGATATTTTTGATACTACTTTAAGAGATGGAGAGCAAGCCCCTGGAGCTACAATGAATGCAAAAGAAAAAATAACGCTTGCAAAACAATTGGAAAAATTAAATGTAGATATTATAGAAGCAGGATTTCCAATAGCATCGCCAGGAGATTTTGATGCTGTTAAAACTATAGCAGAAAATATAAAAGGGAGAACAATAGCAGCTTTAGCAAGAGCTACATCAAAAGATATAGAAACAGCAGCAAGAGCTTTAGAAAAAGCAGAAAAGCCAAGAATACACACTTTTATTGCTACATCTCCAGTTCATATGAAATATAAATTGAGAATGGAGCCTGAAGTGGTATTAGAAAGAGCTAGGCAAGCTGTTAGACTTGCTAAAAAATATGTTGATGATGTAGAGTTTTCAGCTGAAGATGCAGGAAGATCAGATTTGGAATTTTTATATAAAGTATATGCAGCAGCAATAGAAGAGGGAGCAACTGTATTAAATGTTCCTGACACTGTTGGGTATAAACTTCCTGATGAATTTGGAAGATTTATAAAATCTATAAAACAAAATACAAAAGGGATAGAAAAAGCTAAAATAAGTGTTCACTGTCATAACGATTTAGGATTAGCTGTTGCAAATTCTATAGCAGCAATTCAAAATGGAGCAGAACAAGTAGAATGTACTGTAAATGGTGTAGGAGAAAGAGCTGGGAATGCTGCAATGGAAGAGCTAGTTATGATATTAAAAACAAGAACTGATATTTTAGGAGATTATTTTACAGATATAAACAGTAAACAGTTTTATAATACAAGCAAAATGGTAGAAACATTTACAGGATTTTATATTCCTAAAAATAAAGCAATAATAGGAATTAATGCTTTTAAACATGAATCAGGAATACATCAAGATGGAGTATTAAAAGAAAGAAGTACATATGAAATATTAAAACCTGAAGATATAGGAGTATTTGGAGATAATATTGTACTTGGAAAACATTCAGGAAGACATGCTTTCAAAGTAAAAGTAGAAGAGATGGGATATAATTTAGAAGATAGTGAAATAGAAAATTTATATAAAAAATTCTTAAAATTAGCTGATAATTTAAAAGAAGTAAAAGAGCAAGATATAAGAGCTATAATAGATGGAGAAAGAACTTTAGTTGACGAAGAATATAAAGTGTTATATGTAAGTGTATCAAGTGGAACTCAGATACCAAGTGCAGTTGTAAGATTATCAAAATCAGGAGAAGAATTTACAGAAACATCTATTGGAGATGGACCAGTAGATGCAGCGTATAAAGCTATTGATAAAATAGTTGGTGAAAAATCAATTTTACTTGATTATAATATAAAATCTACAAGTGAAACAAAAGAAACATTAGGAGAAGCAAGAGTTAGAATAAAAGGTTCAAAAGGAAATTATACTGGAATAGGAGCAAGTACTGATATTATTGAAGCAAGTGTAAAAGCTTATCTACACGCTATTAATAAGATGATTTTTGAAGAACAAAAGGGAGGGGAATAA
- a CDS encoding LeuD/DmdB family oxidoreductase small subunit, which yields MADIIKGKAYVLGDNIDTDQIIPAMHLVYKLDDEEESKLYGKYAFSGLPKEAIGDTPFIKEGEFESEYKIVISGKNFGCGSSREHAPFALAKAGIEAVIAEDYARIFYRNSVDGGFLIPYETEKRLIDEIKTGDELEIDVLKGILKNKTSKKEYVLKELGDVKDIIDAGGLFNYAKEKNYIK from the coding sequence ATGGCAGATATAATAAAAGGAAAAGCTTATGTTTTAGGTGATAATATAGATACAGATCAAATAATTCCTGCAATGCATCTTGTATATAAATTAGATGATGAAGAGGAATCAAAACTTTATGGGAAATATGCATTTTCTGGATTACCAAAAGAAGCAATAGGAGATACTCCTTTTATAAAAGAGGGAGAATTTGAATCAGAATATAAAATAGTAATATCTGGTAAAAATTTTGGATGTGGTTCAAGTAGAGAGCATGCACCATTTGCATTAGCAAAAGCAGGGATAGAAGCTGTAATAGCAGAAGATTATGCAAGAATTTTTTATAGAAATAGTGTTGATGGAGGATTTTTAATTCCATATGAAACAGAAAAAAGATTAATAGATGAAATAAAAACAGGAGACGAACTTGAAATAGATGTTTTAAAAGGAATTTTGAAAAATAAAACGTCTAAAAAAGAGTATGTTTTAAAGGAATTAGGAGATGTAAAAGATATAATAGATGCTGGTGGATTATTTAATTATGCAAAAGAAAAAAATTATATAAAATAA